One segment of Stomatobaculum sp. F0698 DNA contains the following:
- a CDS encoding metal ABC transporter ATP-binding protein, translated as MAQLLCRDLTLGYDQKSILEHLSFEVNAGDYLCIVGENGSGKSTLMKTILGLQPPLAGTVERGEGLRANEIGYLPQQTVVQRDFPASVEEIVLSGRQGRTGLLPFYRRVDRESAEKNMERMGITEFRKRCYRELSGGQQQRVLLARALCATEKMLLLDEPVSGLDPKVTADMYQLIQGLNDEGITIIMISHDIAAAVNCATHILHIGKKVFFGTKEQYKNSRLGEWFLQEESVNA; from the coding sequence ATGGCACAGCTTCTCTGCCGGGACTTGACACTCGGCTATGACCAAAAAAGCATCCTGGAACACTTGAGTTTTGAAGTCAATGCGGGGGATTACCTCTGCATTGTGGGGGAAAACGGCTCGGGCAAAAGTACTTTGATGAAAACCATACTGGGGCTGCAGCCCCCGCTCGCCGGAACGGTGGAGCGGGGCGAAGGCCTCCGCGCCAATGAGATCGGCTATCTGCCGCAGCAAACCGTGGTGCAGCGCGATTTCCCGGCTTCGGTCGAGGAGATTGTGCTCTCCGGCCGGCAGGGCAGAACGGGCCTCCTCCCCTTTTATCGGCGGGTCGACAGGGAGAGCGCAGAGAAGAATATGGAGCGCATGGGCATTACGGAATTCCGGAAGCGCTGCTACCGGGAACTCTCGGGCGGACAGCAGCAGCGCGTGCTGCTTGCGCGGGCGCTCTGTGCGACCGAGAAAATGCTGCTCCTCGATGAGCCGGTCTCGGGTCTGGACCCGAAGGTCACGGCGGATATGTATCAGCTGATTCAGGGCCTGAACGATGAGGGCATTACCATCATTATGATTTCTCACGACATTGCGGCGGCGGTCAACTGCGCGACGCACATCCTGCACATCGGCAAGAAGGTGTTCTTCGGCACGAAGGAGCAATATAAGAACTCCCGGCTCGGCGAGTGGTTTTTACAGGAAGAGAGTGTGAACGCATGA
- a CDS encoding metal ABC transporter permease, with protein sequence MMAMIEKILFYLQYPFVRYALVVGVLIALSSSLLGVTLVLKRYSYIGDGLSHVAFGAMSVASVLKLTNQMVLILPVTILCAVLLLRTGQNSKIKGDAAIAMLSVGALAFGYLVMNVFSTSANLSGDVCSTLFGSTSILTLTSREVMLCALLSFLVVCLFIVYYQKIFAVTFDENFARASGTDADRYNLLIAITVAVIIVLAMNLVGSLLISALVIFPALSAMRLFHNFKSVTICSALLSVTCALLGILASILAGTPVGSTIVAADAIAFGLCSLIAAVQRRKTA encoded by the coding sequence ATGATGGCAATGATAGAAAAAATTCTCTTTTATCTGCAGTACCCCTTTGTGCGCTATGCCCTCGTTGTCGGCGTGTTGATTGCGCTGAGTTCCTCTCTGCTCGGGGTGACCCTGGTCTTAAAGCGCTACTCCTACATCGGCGACGGCCTTTCTCATGTGGCCTTCGGCGCGATGTCCGTGGCCTCGGTGCTAAAGCTCACAAACCAGATGGTTCTCATTTTGCCGGTCACGATACTCTGTGCCGTGCTTCTGCTCCGCACGGGCCAGAACAGTAAAATCAAGGGCGATGCGGCCATTGCCATGCTCTCGGTCGGCGCTCTGGCCTTCGGCTATCTGGTCATGAACGTGTTCTCGACTTCGGCGAATCTCTCGGGCGATGTCTGCTCTACCCTTTTCGGTTCCACCTCGATTTTGACGCTGACAAGCCGCGAGGTGATGCTCTGCGCCTTGCTCTCGTTTTTGGTGGTCTGCCTCTTTATTGTCTATTACCAAAAGATTTTTGCGGTGACCTTCGACGAGAATTTTGCGCGCGCCTCGGGGACCGATGCGGATCGCTATAATCTACTGATTGCGATTACGGTCGCGGTCATCATCGTACTCGCCATGAATTTGGTGGGATCGCTGCTTATTTCGGCGCTGGTCATTTTCCCGGCGCTCTCGGCAATGCGGCTGTTCCACAACTTTAAGAGTGTTACCATTTGTTCCGCGCTGCTCTCGGTGACTTGTGCGCTGCTCGGCATCCTCGCATCCATACTCGCGGGAACGCCGGTCGGCTCGACCATCGTCGCGGCGGATGCAATCGCATTCGGGCTTTGTTCCCTGATTGCGGCGGTACAGCGGAGGAAGACAGCATGA
- a CDS encoding urocanate hydratase, translated as MNNQEIGACMTIKLDAVLPEYPKFDPKLRRAPRRDLELSDHEMKLALKNALRYVPEELHEALADEFMEELLTHGRIYGYRFMPKEPLHGKPIDEYRGNCLQGKAFQVMIDNNLSPEIALYPYELVTYGETGSVCQNWMQYQLLKKYLEALTDEQTLVVMSGHPLGLFHSHKQAPRVIITNGLLVGEADNLKDWTRITAMGCSSYGQMTAGGWMYIGPQGIVHGTFNTILNAGRKYLGVPANGDLAGHLFVTSGLGGMSGAQPKAVEIAGGVGIVAEVDYSRIETRHSQGWVSKVAETPEEAFSFAHESLEKKEPMSIAFHGNIVDLLQYAVDHDEKIELLSDQTSCHVPYDGGYCPQGVSFEERTRLLAEDREKFIKLVDETLTKHFHLIQKLVERGSYFFDYGNSFMKAIFDAGNPEIAKNKRDTTEGFIFPSYVEDIMGPMLFDYGYGPFRWCCLSGKHEDLLKTDHAAMEIIDPNRRFQDRDNWVWIRDADKNKLVVGTECRILYQDALGRRDIALKFNDMVRKGEIGPVMLGRDHHDTGGTDSPYRETSNIYDGSQFTADMATHCFAGNAARGMSLIALHNGGGVGIGKAINGGFGLVLDGSELTDQIIRESIPWDTMVGVSRRNWARNEHSIETVAAYNEKFKDSDHITMPYIASDSLVEQAFRRATEKH; from the coding sequence ATGAACAATCAGGAAATCGGCGCTTGCATGACCATTAAGCTCGACGCTGTGCTCCCCGAGTATCCGAAATTCGATCCGAAGCTCCGTCGTGCACCGCGGCGCGACCTCGAGCTCTCCGACCACGAGATGAAGCTCGCGCTGAAAAACGCGCTCCGCTATGTTCCGGAAGAGCTCCACGAGGCGCTTGCGGACGAATTCATGGAGGAGCTTTTAACCCACGGCAGAATCTACGGTTACCGCTTCATGCCGAAGGAGCCCTTACACGGCAAGCCGATCGACGAGTACCGCGGCAACTGCCTGCAGGGCAAAGCCTTCCAGGTCATGATCGACAATAACTTAAGCCCCGAGATTGCGCTCTATCCCTACGAGCTCGTGACCTACGGCGAAACCGGTTCGGTATGCCAGAACTGGATGCAGTATCAGCTCTTAAAGAAGTACCTGGAGGCGCTGACCGACGAGCAGACCTTAGTCGTGATGTCCGGCCACCCGCTGGGTCTCTTCCACTCCCACAAGCAGGCGCCGCGCGTCATCATCACAAACGGTCTCCTGGTCGGCGAGGCGGATAACTTAAAGGATTGGACCCGCATCACCGCGATGGGCTGCTCGAGCTACGGCCAGATGACCGCGGGCGGCTGGATGTACATCGGACCGCAGGGCATCGTCCACGGCACCTTCAACACCATCCTGAACGCGGGCAGAAAGTATCTCGGTGTCCCGGCAAACGGCGATCTCGCAGGCCACCTCTTCGTGACCAGCGGTCTCGGCGGCATGAGCGGCGCGCAGCCGAAGGCAGTCGAGATTGCGGGCGGCGTCGGCATTGTGGCCGAGGTCGATTACTCCCGCATTGAGACCAGACACAGCCAGGGCTGGGTTTCCAAGGTCGCGGAGACGCCCGAGGAAGCCTTCAGCTTTGCACACGAATCCCTAGAGAAGAAGGAGCCCATGTCCATTGCCTTCCACGGCAACATTGTGGATCTCCTGCAGTACGCGGTCGATCACGACGAGAAGATCGAGCTTCTCTCCGACCAGACCTCCTGCCACGTTCCCTACGACGGCGGCTACTGCCCGCAGGGCGTGAGTTTCGAAGAGAGAACCCGCCTCCTCGCAGAGGACAGAGAAAAGTTTATCAAGCTGGTCGATGAGACCCTCACGAAGCACTTCCACCTCATTCAGAAGCTCGTGGAGCGCGGCTCCTACTTCTTTGACTACGGCAACTCCTTCATGAAGGCCATCTTTGACGCGGGCAATCCGGAAATCGCGAAGAACAAGCGCGACACGACCGAGGGCTTCATCTTCCCGTCCTATGTCGAGGATATCATGGGCCCGATGCTCTTTGACTACGGCTACGGTCCCTTCCGCTGGTGCTGCCTCTCCGGCAAGCACGAGGATCTCTTAAAGACCGACCACGCGGCCATGGAAATCATAGACCCGAACCGCCGCTTCCAGGACAGAGACAACTGGGTCTGGATTCGCGACGCGGACAAGAATAAGCTGGTGGTGGGCACCGAGTGCCGCATTCTCTATCAGGATGCGCTCGGCAGAAGAGACATTGCCCTCAAGTTCAACGACATGGTGCGGAAGGGCGAAATCGGACCGGTCATGCTGGGACGCGACCACCACGACACCGGCGGCACGGATTCTCCCTACCGCGAGACTTCCAATATCTACGACGGCTCGCAGTTCACGGCCGACATGGCAACCCACTGCTTCGCCGGCAACGCGGCGCGCGGCATGAGCCTGATTGCGCTTCACAACGGCGGCGGCGTGGGCATCGGCAAGGCGATCAACGGCGGCTTCGGCCTGGTTCTCGACGGCAGCGAGCTCACGGATCAGATTATCCGCGAGTCGATTCCGTGGGATACCATGGTCGGTGTGTCCCGCAGAAACTGGGCGCGGAACGAGCACTCGATCGAGACCGTTGCGGCTTACAACGAGAAGTTTAAGGACAGCGATCACATCACCATGCCCTATATTGCGAGCGACAGCCTTGTCGAGCAGGCATTCCGGCGCGCAACCGAAAAGCACTGA
- the hutI gene encoding imidazolonepropionase, with protein MKRTYIRRAAELVTCSGDKAKHGSEMKEVGIIKNGAVLIEDGRIVLVGTTEELDKEVDFHTAELIDADGQAVLPGFVDSHTHFVFGGYRADEFGWRLQGESYLSIMEKGGGINATVTPTRAATLEELVEVGRERLDTMLRLGVTTVEGKSGYGMDKDTEIRMLRAMKVLDESHPVDVVRTFLGPHSVLPEWKGKEREFLDYMLTEVMPEVKKEDLAEFADIFTETGVFNIEDSTHYLQEAKKLGFRLKVHADEIAPNFGGAEMAVRCGAHSADHLLKASDEGIRLLAEGNTIATLLPLTAFCLKEPYAPARKMIDAGCAVALASDLNPGSCFSNSIPLLIALGCIYMGMRIEEVVTALTLNGAAAVGREKEIGSIDPGKQADLIFLRYPSIQFLPYRTGVNIVSRVMKRGKMLF; from the coding sequence ATGAAGCGAACTTACATCCGCCGCGCGGCGGAGCTTGTGACCTGCAGCGGTGACAAGGCAAAGCACGGCAGCGAGATGAAAGAAGTCGGCATCATCAAAAACGGCGCTGTCTTAATCGAGGACGGCCGCATTGTCCTGGTCGGCACGACCGAGGAACTGGACAAGGAGGTTGACTTCCATACGGCAGAGCTCATCGATGCGGACGGACAGGCCGTACTCCCGGGCTTTGTGGACTCCCACACCCATTTTGTCTTCGGCGGCTACCGCGCCGACGAATTCGGCTGGCGCTTGCAGGGCGAGAGCTATCTCTCCATCATGGAAAAGGGCGGCGGCATCAACGCAACCGTGACCCCGACCCGCGCGGCGACACTCGAGGAACTGGTCGAAGTGGGACGTGAGCGCCTTGACACCATGCTCCGCCTCGGGGTGACCACGGTCGAGGGCAAGAGCGGCTACGGCATGGATAAGGACACCGAGATTCGCATGCTCCGCGCGATGAAGGTACTGGACGAAAGCCACCCGGTCGATGTGGTGCGCACCTTTTTGGGGCCGCACAGCGTGCTGCCCGAGTGGAAGGGCAAGGAGCGCGAATTCCTCGATTACATGCTGACCGAGGTCATGCCGGAGGTCAAAAAAGAAGATCTTGCGGAATTCGCGGACATCTTCACCGAGACCGGCGTCTTTAACATCGAGGACTCCACGCACTACCTGCAGGAGGCGAAAAAGCTCGGCTTCCGCCTGAAAGTCCACGCGGACGAAATTGCGCCGAACTTCGGCGGCGCTGAGATGGCGGTGCGCTGCGGCGCGCACTCCGCGGACCATCTCTTAAAGGCCTCCGATGAGGGTATACGCCTTCTCGCCGAGGGCAACACGATCGCAACCCTTCTGCCGCTCACGGCCTTCTGCTTAAAGGAGCCCTATGCGCCCGCGCGGAAGATGATAGATGCGGGCTGCGCGGTCGCGCTCGCGTCCGATTTGAACCCCGGCAGCTGCTTCAGCAACTCGATTCCGCTCCTCATTGCGCTCGGCTGCATCTACATGGGCATGCGAATCGAAGAGGTGGTCACGGCGCTCACCTTAAACGGTGCCGCGGCAGTCGGCAGAGAGAAAGAAATCGGCAGCATAGACCCGGGTAAGCAGGCGGACCTCATCTTCCTCCGCTATCCCTCGATTCAGTTCCTGCCCTACCGGACCGGCGTGAACATCGTGTCCCGCGTCATGAAGCGCGGCAAAATGTTGTTCTGA
- a CDS encoding BTAD domain-containing putative transcriptional regulator, which translates to MDKIEVRFLGNPEIRKNGVRVAFPYRKAEAFFYYLAYRGSASREELIHLLWGDEEESVGRKKLRDAVYQVRRQLGNEVLRSKGHTQLLLSEETVLEHDLQSCDAPFLEHFFVKNCYEFEAWAEEVRAERQKSDTAAAKQSYELAYQKEDIAGMQRAAKVLLAEDPFNEALYAELMQRYAACGQHNMALRLYRDMEKLFREELETAPSKEARQLFQQIFTMKEQFPQAEDKSGRPGYIGREKELLEISAFFQAEGEALKSVALIEGEEGCGKTGFLDACRRLGEGNGMLALHAICYRQGAEFFLSPFSDIFEELRQFAAEGKLSGISEEDAAATLSELAGGVEEESGGYLRYRAVEQRLLELMQRLCRKTRVLITLDEIQWMDEVSYRLLLKLLQSIGPARLQLICTYQDYEEARVVRQLERLVREDRVKFLSLKPFSRAESDRIVLRVFPELREQPERLAALYEMTEGNAFFLKEMIALIREKGFVLKKTPKIDRLIAARLSGLSASEREVLSCMAIFPEKINLEELEYLLQHMNRLELLERLESLANSQLIQEITVGWEVCYKFVHRVFREYLYEQQSTGRTRLYHRMLAEYYEKKHGGSYAALPVIAHHWMRALCPVKAYGYQIRYLREFYTILNENFPIVHSEVTDLGGQFGALAEAEKMLELAKDVIRLEDSSPEVGRMKMQMLYILGRHDIAAGHYDSGVAAIEQCMMAARRCADDTMLFSCYLQHIFHSIQTANLPKAERYVALGIEQSKDCDAEMHAAFRRLRGWCLIRRGAFAEAEAELKAARAEFEALEAALGASAPKYRASIAACIAYLGDIKRKQGEPEAALLRYREAAAIGAVSGETNGMAQIYSGIGQLLYLLGRYEESGKYLERASAVLSANGYRWGLERSEAYLALLCVRQGKKEEARQHLERARYIASRIQNPETELLIHGAEEAIAEAE; encoded by the coding sequence TTGGACAAAATTGAAGTTCGTTTTTTGGGCAATCCGGAGATACGGAAAAACGGCGTGCGCGTTGCCTTTCCGTACCGGAAAGCGGAGGCCTTCTTTTATTATCTCGCCTACCGCGGCAGCGCAAGCCGAGAAGAATTGATTCATCTGCTCTGGGGCGACGAGGAGGAGAGTGTCGGCAGAAAAAAACTGCGGGATGCCGTTTACCAGGTGCGGCGGCAGCTTGGAAACGAGGTGCTAAGGAGCAAGGGACACACACAACTGCTACTCTCGGAGGAGACAGTGCTGGAACACGATCTTCAGAGCTGCGATGCGCCCTTTCTCGAGCATTTCTTCGTGAAGAACTGCTATGAGTTCGAGGCCTGGGCGGAAGAGGTGCGCGCGGAGCGGCAGAAATCGGATACCGCTGCGGCAAAGCAGAGCTATGAGCTCGCCTATCAAAAAGAGGACATTGCCGGGATGCAGCGCGCCGCCAAGGTACTGCTTGCGGAAGATCCGTTTAACGAAGCGCTCTACGCGGAACTCATGCAGCGCTACGCGGCCTGCGGGCAGCACAACATGGCGCTGCGCCTTTACCGCGACATGGAGAAGCTATTCCGGGAGGAATTGGAGACTGCGCCTTCCAAAGAGGCAAGGCAGCTCTTTCAGCAGATTTTTACGATGAAGGAGCAGTTTCCGCAGGCGGAGGATAAGAGCGGAAGACCGGGCTACATCGGCAGGGAGAAGGAACTGCTCGAGATCAGCGCTTTTTTTCAGGCGGAAGGCGAGGCGCTGAAGAGTGTCGCGCTGATTGAGGGCGAGGAGGGCTGCGGAAAGACCGGTTTTCTGGATGCCTGCCGCAGACTCGGCGAGGGCAACGGCATGCTCGCGCTCCACGCAATCTGCTACCGTCAGGGGGCGGAATTTTTCCTGAGCCCCTTCAGCGATATTTTTGAGGAACTCCGGCAATTCGCGGCCGAGGGAAAGCTGAGCGGCATCTCCGAAGAGGATGCGGCGGCAACGCTTTCGGAACTCGCCGGCGGGGTGGAGGAGGAGAGCGGCGGTTATCTCCGCTACCGTGCGGTCGAACAGCGTCTCCTGGAACTCATGCAGCGGCTTTGCCGGAAAACACGGGTGTTGATTACCCTGGATGAGATTCAGTGGATGGACGAGGTCAGTTACCGCCTGCTCTTAAAATTGTTACAGAGCATAGGCCCCGCGCGCTTACAGCTGATCTGTACCTACCAGGACTATGAGGAGGCGCGGGTGGTGCGGCAGTTGGAGCGCCTGGTCCGAGAGGACCGCGTGAAGTTCCTCTCGCTGAAGCCCTTTTCGAGGGCAGAGTCGGATCGCATTGTGCTGCGTGTCTTTCCGGAATTGCGCGAGCAGCCCGAACGGCTTGCGGCGCTCTATGAGATGACGGAGGGCAATGCCTTCTTCCTAAAAGAGATGATAGCCCTGATTCGGGAGAAGGGCTTCGTGCTGAAAAAGACGCCGAAAATAGACCGTCTGATTGCGGCGCGCCTTTCGGGGCTCTCGGCTTCGGAGCGCGAAGTGCTCTCCTGTATGGCCATCTTCCCGGAAAAAATAAATCTCGAAGAACTCGAGTACCTCTTACAGCACATGAATCGTCTGGAACTTTTGGAGCGCCTCGAGAGTCTTGCGAACAGCCAGCTGATTCAGGAGATTACGGTCGGCTGGGAAGTCTGTTATAAGTTTGTGCACCGCGTATTTCGTGAATATCTATACGAACAGCAGAGCACGGGGCGCACCCGCCTCTACCACCGCATGCTCGCCGAATACTATGAGAAAAAACACGGCGGGAGCTATGCGGCGCTGCCTGTCATTGCCCATCACTGGATGCGCGCCCTCTGCCCGGTCAAGGCATACGGCTATCAGATTCGCTATTTGCGGGAGTTCTACACCATACTGAACGAAAACTTCCCGATTGTGCACTCCGAGGTCACGGATCTCGGCGGACAGTTCGGCGCGCTCGCGGAGGCGGAAAAGATGCTGGAACTCGCAAAGGATGTGATACGCCTCGAGGACAGCTCGCCCGAAGTGGGACGCATGAAAATGCAGATGTTATACATTCTGGGGCGGCATGACATCGCAGCCGGGCACTACGACAGCGGTGTCGCGGCCATAGAGCAGTGCATGATGGCGGCGCGGCGCTGCGCAGACGATACCATGCTCTTTTCCTGTTACTTGCAGCATATTTTTCACAGCATCCAGACCGCCAATCTTCCGAAGGCGGAGCGCTATGTGGCACTCGGAATCGAGCAGTCGAAGGACTGCGACGCGGAGATGCACGCTGCTTTCCGGCGGCTGAGGGGCTGGTGTCTCATTCGGCGGGGCGCCTTTGCCGAGGCCGAGGCGGAACTAAAGGCCGCGCGCGCGGAGTTCGAGGCGCTCGAGGCGGCGCTCGGCGCTTCGGCCCCGAAGTACCGGGCGAGCATCGCAGCCTGCATCGCCTATCTCGGCGATATCAAAAGAAAACAGGGAGAGCCCGAGGCAGCGCTGCTTCGGTATCGGGAGGCGGCTGCCATAGGCGCTGTTTCGGGGGAGACCAACGGCATGGCGCAGATTTACTCCGGCATCGGGCAGCTTCTCTATTTGCTCGGGCGCTACGAGGAGAGCGGGAAGTACTTAGAGCGGGCTTCCGCCGTGCTCTCGGCAAACGGCTATCGCTGGGGTCTGGAGCGGAGCGAGGCCTATCTCGCGCTGCTCTGTGTCCGGCAGGGGAAGAAAGAAGAAGCACGGCAGCATCTCGAGCGGGCGCGCTACATTGCGAGTCGCATCCAAAATCCGGAGACCGAGCTCTTGATTCACGGCGCGGAGGAGGCGATCGCGGAAGCGGAATAA
- a CDS encoding RrF2 family transcriptional regulator: MLISRELDYALRILRGLGDGDMHTMRALCEDELIPQKFAYKIIRKLAAADFITAVRGVGGGVRLTADLSALTLYDLLKVFQPDERVNHCTSGGYCCEWMEATQKPCETRAYLTDLEARLDRELKRDSLATMLFGKQ, encoded by the coding sequence TTGCTGATTTCACGGGAACTTGACTACGCGCTCCGCATCCTGCGCGGCCTCGGCGACGGGGATATGCACACCATGCGCGCACTCTGCGAAGACGAGCTGATTCCGCAAAAGTTCGCCTATAAAATCATACGGAAGCTGGCTGCGGCCGACTTTATCACCGCGGTTCGCGGTGTCGGCGGCGGCGTGCGCCTCACAGCGGATTTATCCGCTCTTACGCTCTATGACCTCCTGAAAGTCTTTCAGCCGGACGAGCGCGTGAACCACTGTACCTCCGGCGGCTACTGCTGCGAGTGGATGGAGGCGACACAGAAACCGTGTGAGACCCGCGCCTACTTGACGGATCTGGAGGCGAGACTGGACCGCGAATTAAAGCGGGACTCGCTCGCGACCATGCTCTTCGGAAAACAATAA
- the hutH gene encoding histidine ammonia-lyase, giving the protein MDKILITGQDLSVDQIVAVCREHAVVELSAESREAVLASRKIVDDLVAEKQVVYGITTGFGKFSDVVISTDECKDLQKNLIITHAVGAGDPFPEDVARGMLLLRINNLSKGYSGIRLETLETMIAMLNKGVTPFIPEKGSLGASGDLAPLSHMVLVMLGLGKAYYEGELLSGAEAMKRAGIPVIELSAKEGLALNNGTQAMTAVGALALHDAKQLLKIADIADALCFEAQNGVMDALEDRVHAIRPHEGQGKTAKNLRRLLADSKNTTRQGEIRVQDAYSLRCSPQIHGASKDAVKYVQGRVDIEINSVTDNPLIFKEDRAGISGGNFHGQPMALPFDFLKIAEAELANVSERRIERLVNPAYSALPAFLTPHGGVCSGFMIVQYSAAALVSENKVLAHPASVDSIPSSAGQEDHVSMGTIAARQAAEIGKNVRRVLAMELMVACQGIDMRGNKGLGRGTQAAYDLVRKGCAFLDDDRELYEDINYCEQILTDGSLIQAVEAALGGELDV; this is encoded by the coding sequence ATGGATAAAATTCTGATTACCGGACAGGACCTGAGCGTCGATCAAATTGTTGCGGTTTGCCGCGAGCACGCTGTTGTGGAGCTCTCCGCGGAGAGTCGGGAGGCTGTGTTGGCATCCCGGAAGATTGTGGACGATTTGGTCGCGGAGAAGCAGGTGGTCTACGGCATTACGACGGGCTTCGGAAAGTTCAGCGATGTCGTCATCAGCACCGATGAGTGCAAGGACCTGCAAAAGAACCTGATCATCACGCACGCAGTCGGCGCGGGCGATCCCTTCCCGGAGGATGTGGCGCGCGGCATGCTGTTGCTCCGCATCAACAACCTCTCGAAGGGCTACTCCGGCATACGCTTAGAGACCCTTGAGACCATGATTGCGATGCTCAACAAGGGCGTGACGCCCTTTATCCCGGAGAAGGGCTCGCTCGGCGCTTCCGGTGATTTGGCGCCGCTCTCGCACATGGTTCTGGTCATGCTGGGACTCGGCAAGGCCTACTATGAGGGAGAGCTGCTCTCCGGCGCGGAGGCGATGAAGAGAGCCGGTATTCCGGTCATTGAGCTCTCGGCGAAGGAAGGTCTCGCGCTGAACAACGGCACCCAGGCGATGACGGCGGTCGGCGCACTTGCCCTTCACGACGCGAAGCAGCTCTTAAAGATTGCCGACATTGCGGATGCGCTCTGCTTTGAGGCACAGAACGGTGTCATGGATGCACTCGAGGACAGAGTCCATGCGATTCGTCCGCACGAGGGCCAGGGTAAGACCGCGAAGAACCTGCGCCGTCTGCTCGCGGATTCGAAGAACACGACGCGTCAGGGTGAGATTCGTGTGCAGGACGCATACTCGCTCCGCTGCAGCCCGCAGATTCACGGCGCTTCCAAGGACGCTGTGAAGTATGTGCAGGGCAGAGTGGACATTGAGATCAACTCGGTCACGGATAACCCGCTCATCTTCAAGGAGGACAGAGCAGGTATTTCGGGCGGCAACTTCCACGGCCAGCCCATGGCACTGCCCTTTGACTTTTTAAAGATTGCGGAAGCGGAACTCGCGAACGTTTCGGAGCGCCGCATCGAGAGACTGGTGAACCCCGCGTATTCGGCACTGCCGGCCTTCCTGACCCCGCACGGCGGCGTCTGCTCCGGCTTCATGATTGTGCAGTACTCCGCGGCGGCACTGGTCTCGGAGAACAAGGTGCTCGCACATCCGGCGAGCGTGGACAGCATCCCGAGCTCGGCGGGGCAGGAGGACCATGTCAGCATGGGTACCATTGCGGCGCGTCAGGCGGCGGAAATCGGCAAGAATGTGCGCCGTGTCCTCGCGATGGAGCTCATGGTTGCCTGCCAGGGCATCGATATGCGCGGCAACAAGGGACTGGGACGCGGCACGCAGGCGGCATACGACCTGGTGCGTAAGGGCTGTGCCTTCCTTGATGATGACAGAGAGCTTTACGAAGACATCAACTACTGCGAGCAGATCCTTACGGACGGCTCCCTGATTCAGGCTGTCGAGGCGGCACTCGGCGGAGAACTGGATGTATAA